A single window of Flavobacterium aestivum DNA harbors:
- a CDS encoding GIN domain-containing protein, which translates to MRLSHTILLFLLTTTLAIGQNKEKIKGSKIVTEKPKEIGDFTALEIEDNLTVFLEKGTKNEIKIEADDNLHEIISFDIKEKTLRIYTSKEANSFKKLTVWIKYTNDLKTVLAKNSTTVNAIEAVMLDDITFSTFDFAKLYLNVNSKNFTLKADDKTKIELNLKAEKAKVELSKNAQIKALFTTTDLAFDLYQKSVATIEGDATNAVIRLDNNTVFTGSRFNIKNADITTEGYSVCNALAETKLIVDASDSSKINLLGTPQIEVRKFLGEAQLIKKLK; encoded by the coding sequence ATGAGACTATCCCACACAATTCTACTATTCCTACTAACCACTACCTTGGCCATTGGTCAAAACAAAGAAAAAATAAAAGGTTCTAAAATCGTTACCGAAAAACCAAAAGAGATTGGTGATTTTACCGCTCTTGAAATCGAAGACAACCTAACTGTTTTCTTAGAGAAAGGCACTAAGAATGAAATAAAGATTGAAGCTGATGACAATTTACACGAAATCATTTCATTTGACATCAAAGAAAAAACGCTTCGTATTTATACCTCCAAAGAAGCCAACTCTTTCAAGAAACTAACGGTATGGATAAAATACACCAATGATTTAAAAACAGTGCTTGCCAAAAACTCAACTACTGTAAATGCAATAGAAGCTGTCATGCTAGATGACATTACCTTTTCGACATTTGATTTTGCCAAATTGTATTTGAATGTGAATTCTAAAAATTTCACTTTAAAAGCTGATGACAAAACAAAAATAGAACTCAATCTGAAAGCCGAAAAAGCAAAAGTAGAATTGAGTAAAAATGCACAAATCAAAGCATTATTTACTACAACAGATTTAGCTTTTGACCTGTATCAAAAATCAGTAGCCACTATAGAAGGTGATGCTACCAATGCCGTTATTCGTTTAGACAATAACACCGTTTTTACGGGAAGTAGATTCAACATAAAAAATGCTGATATTACCACCGAAGGCTATTCAGTTTGTAATGCTTTAGCCGAAACAAAATTGATTGTTGACGCCAGTGATAGTTCAAAAATCAACTTATTAGGAACTCCACAAATTGAGGTTCGCAAATTTTTAGGCGAAGCACAACTCATCAAGAAATTAAAATAA
- a CDS encoding TonB-dependent receptor: protein MKRLIFCFAFLLVLLSTTKATSQVKITGMVKENKEKLNLPGAIVTLEGPSHEIVKKDYADFDGSFTLSADVKSGTIVVNFFGYVIKKIPFTVKDAPVIDLGIIYLVESGSIVKDLKAKSSSIDIAKDRKTPIASSTIRGFELKERIGNKDFVEVTSNIPGVYTSKSNGSFSESNMFIRGYKQDNMALMVDGIPLSDVETGNIDWSGLMSINDAVSSVQLQRGLGASKLGNSSVAGTMNLILRDSDSKRGGYVFNTVGNDGFSKFAASLSTGRLKNGFSANLLLSNTRGDGYVKSTDFEAFSYFVALGFAKGKHDFQVKVFGSPQWHNQRSSRIAISSYPGYNTNDIDRKYNPNWGYLNGEKSSTSTNYGHTPLGILEWNWNLTKDTQLSTKLYGSTGTKGQTLLAGGIQGDSFYLDNNGQMDLDFISKYNSGVPANYNGVEYTRMAQPTGGFINSLNDGYNYDSMDNTTGVTLVSEISNNTFYGGIMNLKSDLTKNITFNVGIDGRSSVLNKTKYVNNLYGADGYAFNRKNMTDYTSETFKAKPSYNIFDLKNEGVSVDYNYDAILKYLDAYAQLEYSIGKLNVFGQAGFNREFIERVDYKPLGAPVAVSTGVKEADGYSAKLGVNYNITHKQNIWANMGTVSKPPVFVTVYSGLNNFINPEIVNEKFESFEIGYGFRSRYFTFNTNVYLSKHKNAEIPYYTPTLGNFGTTSGINRAHRGVELDFTAPLFSKFMLKGFFSYGNCVYDTNTEYKSFNTTTQTFDRSVLLTDGIKVGGAPQLMTGIGAAYSLFDKFTFGSNVKYFDDFYSTADLEKFDPIFYGEDAYKETIKLPSFAVMDAFVSYRLLMNKGAQALDLRFNMDNILNRLYITESNSSIRKSDYVNSYNLNEGTYESTNKIYKGLADGNNAYFGFGRTWNFTVRYEF from the coding sequence ATGAAAAGATTGATTTTTTGTTTTGCCTTTTTGTTGGTTTTGTTAAGTACAACAAAAGCAACATCACAGGTGAAAATTACAGGTATGGTAAAAGAAAATAAGGAAAAGTTGAATCTTCCGGGAGCGATTGTAACTCTGGAAGGTCCTTCTCATGAAATTGTAAAAAAAGACTATGCCGATTTTGATGGTAGTTTCACTTTGAGTGCAGATGTTAAATCGGGAACTATTGTTGTGAATTTTTTTGGTTATGTAATTAAAAAAATACCGTTTACTGTTAAAGACGCTCCAGTAATCGATTTAGGTATAATCTATCTAGTTGAAAGTGGATCAATAGTTAAGGATTTGAAAGCAAAATCATCTAGTATTGATATCGCAAAAGACAGAAAGACTCCTATTGCTTCCTCTACAATTAGAGGGTTTGAATTGAAAGAGCGTATCGGGAATAAAGACTTTGTTGAAGTTACAAGCAATATTCCAGGGGTGTACACTTCAAAAAGTAATGGTAGTTTTTCTGAATCGAATATGTTTATTCGTGGGTATAAACAAGACAACATGGCATTAATGGTTGATGGTATTCCGCTTTCTGATGTAGAAACGGGTAATATTGACTGGTCTGGATTAATGTCAATCAACGATGCGGTAAGTTCAGTTCAGTTACAACGCGGATTGGGAGCTTCTAAATTAGGAAACTCTTCTGTTGCAGGAACAATGAACTTAATTTTAAGAGATTCAGATTCTAAAAGAGGAGGATATGTATTTAATACAGTCGGAAATGATGGTTTCTCAAAATTTGCAGCGTCTCTTTCTACAGGAAGATTAAAGAATGGATTTTCTGCTAACTTATTGTTATCTAATACAAGAGGTGATGGATATGTTAAATCTACAGATTTTGAGGCTTTTTCTTATTTTGTTGCTTTAGGTTTTGCCAAAGGAAAGCATGATTTTCAAGTAAAAGTATTTGGTTCTCCACAATGGCACAATCAGAGAAGTTCTCGAATTGCTATTTCTAGTTATCCAGGGTACAATACAAACGATATTGACCGAAAATACAATCCTAATTGGGGATATTTGAATGGTGAAAAATCAAGTACCAGCACGAATTATGGTCACACTCCTCTAGGTATATTAGAATGGAACTGGAATCTTACTAAAGATACCCAGTTGTCTACAAAGTTATACGGATCTACAGGTACTAAGGGACAAACTCTACTTGCAGGAGGAATACAAGGAGATAGTTTTTATTTGGATAATAATGGTCAAATGGATCTTGATTTTATCTCAAAATACAACAGCGGTGTTCCGGCTAACTACAATGGTGTAGAATATACCAGAATGGCTCAGCCTACAGGAGGGTTTATTAACTCGCTTAATGATGGATATAATTATGATTCTATGGACAACACTACAGGTGTTACACTAGTATCAGAAATAAGTAATAATACCTTTTACGGAGGTATCATGAACTTAAAATCGGATTTAACTAAGAACATAACTTTCAATGTGGGTATCGATGGAAGAAGTTCTGTGTTGAATAAAACAAAATACGTAAATAACCTTTATGGTGCTGACGGTTATGCTTTCAACAGAAAGAATATGACTGATTATACGAGTGAAACTTTTAAAGCAAAACCATCGTACAATATTTTTGATTTAAAAAACGAAGGTGTTTCTGTAGATTACAACTATGATGCTATACTTAAGTATTTAGATGCCTACGCTCAACTAGAATACAGCATAGGGAAATTAAACGTTTTTGGTCAGGCAGGTTTCAACCGTGAGTTTATTGAGCGTGTAGATTATAAACCTCTTGGAGCTCCTGTAGCTGTATCTACTGGAGTTAAAGAAGCAGACGGTTACAGTGCTAAGCTTGGAGTTAATTATAATATTACACATAAACAAAATATTTGGGCGAATATGGGAACGGTTTCTAAGCCTCCTGTTTTTGTAACGGTTTATAGTGGATTGAATAATTTTATTAATCCGGAGATTGTAAACGAAAAATTTGAATCGTTTGAGATAGGATATGGTTTCCGTTCAAGGTATTTTACTTTCAATACCAATGTATATTTGTCGAAACATAAAAATGCAGAGATTCCGTATTATACACCAACTCTTGGAAACTTCGGAACAACTTCTGGTATAAACAGAGCACACAGAGGAGTTGAACTTGATTTTACAGCACCATTGTTTTCTAAGTTTATGCTAAAAGGATTTTTCTCTTACGGAAACTGTGTATATGATACCAATACTGAATATAAATCTTTTAATACTACAACTCAAACCTTTGATAGATCAGTATTGTTAACAGATGGAATTAAAGTTGGTGGTGCGCCACAATTAATGACTGGTATTGGAGCTGCTTATTCATTGTTTGATAAATTTACTTTTGGATCAAATGTAAAATACTTTGATGATTTCTATTCTACAGCCGATTTAGAAAAGTTTGATCCGATTTTCTATGGTGAAGATGCATATAAAGAAACTATTAAATTACCTAGTTTTGCTGTAATGGATGCTTTTGTTTCATATCGTTTACTTATGAACAAAGGAGCTCAAGCATTAGATCTTCGTTTTAATATGGACAATATCTTAAATAGATTATACATTACCGAATCTAATTCTAGTATTAGAAAATCAGATTATGTTAATAGTTATAATTTAAATGAGGGTACTTACGAAAGTACTAACAAAATTTATAAAGGATTGGCAGATGGTAATAATGCCTATTTTGGTTTTGGAAGAACTTGGAACTTCACAGTTCGTTATGAATTCTAA
- a CDS encoding M1 family metallopeptidase codes for MKNNQFKATFIALFLGGMGLQAQEHSSTEATAKPKSQYDYQAAFGPNFYTKNGTDTHSASGQPGIKYWQNKADYQLLATLHEKNNEIVGTEILTYTNNSPDKISFLWMNLDQNLFKNNSRGKAVIPITGSRNGDKGQILDGGHKIKSVKVISTNKGKSSETEAKFEINDTRMQVFLPQDINPNGGSIKLKIEFSFISPDFGSDRMGVLETKNGKIFTMAQWYPRMCVYDDVKGWNTLPYLGAGEFYLEYGDFDVTINAPSNHIVVCSGELVNPSEVYTPEQQKRWTTASQSDKTVMIRSAEEVTNAASRPTGKPTLNWHFKIKNSRDVSWASSPAFIIDAAKINLPSGKKSMAISAYPVESSGQEAWGRSTEYTKSSIENYSKRWFEFPYPAATNVAGNEGGMEYPGIVFCNWKSKGEELWSVTDHEFGHGWFPMIVGSNERLFAWMDEGFNTFINSLSSVDFNNGEYKSRPRNMQKMAKALFNPELEPIMTAPDGMKEKNVGILAYDKPSSGLIVLREQVLGKERFDKAFRTYTERWAFKHPTPDDFFRTMENVSGEDLNWFWRAWFVNNWQLDQGITKIKYLKNDPKLGTIISIENLEKMAMPVVMEIKAKSGALSRIQLPVEIWQRNTSWEFKYASTEEIETITLDPDHVFPDINTANNVWSSGKSELEKVVVVALDGYLGDYSSTQIPIKVRVTEEDGVLIGTPTDGQSPPISFQNVGKDKFVAESNGVEVQFNEAKNEFTLKVNGQEFLFTKS; via the coding sequence ATGAAAAACAATCAATTCAAAGCTACCTTTATAGCTTTATTTTTAGGCGGAATGGGACTTCAAGCGCAAGAACATTCTAGTACTGAAGCAACAGCTAAACCAAAATCACAGTATGACTATCAAGCGGCTTTTGGACCTAATTTTTATACCAAAAATGGTACTGACACACATTCAGCCAGTGGCCAACCTGGAATAAAATATTGGCAAAATAAAGCCGACTATCAATTGTTGGCTACTTTGCATGAAAAAAACAATGAAATTGTTGGTACCGAAATTTTAACGTACACCAACAATAGCCCGGATAAAATTTCTTTTTTATGGATGAACCTTGATCAAAATTTGTTCAAAAACAACTCACGCGGTAAAGCTGTAATTCCAATAACAGGAAGCCGTAACGGAGACAAGGGACAAATTCTTGACGGAGGTCATAAAATAAAATCAGTAAAAGTTATTTCTACTAATAAAGGAAAATCATCTGAAACAGAAGCAAAATTCGAGATAAACGACACCAGAATGCAGGTTTTTCTTCCGCAGGATATAAACCCAAATGGAGGTTCCATAAAACTTAAAATAGAATTCTCTTTTATTTCACCAGATTTTGGTTCAGACAGAATGGGTGTTTTGGAAACAAAAAACGGAAAAATCTTTACCATGGCACAGTGGTATCCTAGAATGTGCGTTTATGATGATGTTAAGGGCTGGAATACCTTGCCTTATCTAGGCGCTGGTGAATTCTATCTGGAATATGGCGATTTTGATGTAACCATAAACGCTCCATCAAATCATATTGTAGTTTGCTCTGGCGAATTGGTAAATCCATCCGAAGTTTATACTCCAGAACAACAAAAAAGATGGACTACAGCATCACAAAGTGACAAAACCGTAATGATTCGTTCAGCAGAAGAAGTGACCAATGCTGCTTCAAGACCTACAGGAAAACCTACTTTGAACTGGCATTTTAAAATCAAAAACTCGCGTGATGTTTCATGGGCATCATCACCGGCATTTATTATAGATGCCGCAAAAATCAATTTGCCAAGCGGTAAAAAATCAATGGCTATTTCTGCATACCCAGTTGAAAGTTCAGGGCAGGAAGCTTGGGGACGATCTACTGAATACACTAAATCATCTATTGAAAATTACTCCAAACGTTGGTTTGAATTCCCTTATCCTGCAGCGACAAACGTGGCTGGTAACGAAGGTGGGATGGAATACCCAGGAATCGTTTTTTGCAATTGGAAATCAAAAGGCGAAGAATTATGGTCAGTTACCGATCATGAATTTGGCCATGGCTGGTTCCCTATGATTGTAGGTTCTAACGAACGTTTATTTGCATGGATGGACGAAGGGTTTAATACTTTTATCAATTCATTAAGTTCCGTTGATTTTAATAATGGTGAATACAAATCACGTCCAAGAAACATGCAAAAAATGGCCAAAGCGCTATTCAACCCAGAATTAGAGCCAATTATGACAGCTCCAGACGGAATGAAAGAAAAAAATGTAGGTATTCTAGCCTATGATAAACCATCTTCGGGATTAATCGTGTTGCGTGAACAAGTATTAGGAAAAGAACGTTTCGATAAGGCTTTCAGGACATACACAGAACGTTGGGCATTTAAGCATCCAACACCTGATGACTTTTTCCGAACAATGGAGAACGTTTCCGGAGAAGATTTAAACTGGTTTTGGAGAGCTTGGTTTGTAAACAATTGGCAATTAGACCAAGGAATTACAAAAATTAAATATTTGAAAAATGACCCAAAATTGGGAACTATCATTTCAATCGAAAACTTAGAAAAAATGGCTATGCCAGTAGTTATGGAAATCAAGGCCAAAAGTGGTGCTCTAAGCCGTATACAACTCCCTGTAGAAATTTGGCAACGCAATACGTCTTGGGAATTTAAATATGCATCTACCGAAGAAATTGAGACTATCACTCTAGACCCAGATCATGTTTTCCCTGATATAAACACAGCAAATAATGTTTGGAGTTCAGGCAAAAGTGAATTAGAAAAAGTCGTTGTCGTTGCTTTAGATGGTTATTTGGGCGATTATTCAAGCACCCAAATCCCTATAAAAGTTAGAGTAACTGAAGAGGATGGAGTTCTTATAGGAACGCCTACAGATGGCCAAAGTCCTCCTATCTCTTTTCAAAACGTTGGCAAAGACAAATTTGTAGCTGAGAGCAATGGAGTCGAAGTTCAATTTAACGAAGCCAAAAACGAATTTACCTTAAAAGTAAATGGTCAAGAATTTTTGTTTACAAAATCATAA
- a CDS encoding head GIN domain-containing protein yields the protein MIKVITLITKFIVITLVALFFGSCNQISGINSITGSGNVTTEHRNVQGDFKSVSINNALDLVIEQSSKTEIIVEADDNLQKEIMTKVENGVLVITCKFGNFKNVTSKKVIVKMPVIEELEAGSASTITSKSTLKGNSISLSSSSAASIDANVEYETIQLDGSSGSNQNIKGKALHLETSASSGSVIDATDLLSNEVTASSSSGGSLMVHPIVSLKAEASSGGNISYHGTPKSIQKEEHSGGNIAQD from the coding sequence ATGATAAAAGTTATCACATTAATCACGAAATTTATTGTTATCACTTTAGTAGCATTGTTTTTTGGATCTTGCAATCAGATAAGTGGGATCAATTCCATAACAGGAAGCGGAAATGTTACCACCGAGCATAGAAATGTACAAGGTGATTTTAAAAGTGTATCGATAAACAATGCATTAGATCTTGTTATTGAACAATCAAGCAAAACAGAAATCATTGTAGAAGCCGATGATAATTTACAAAAAGAGATTATGACAAAAGTAGAAAATGGAGTTCTTGTCATCACATGTAAATTTGGCAATTTTAAAAATGTTACTTCAAAAAAAGTAATCGTAAAAATGCCGGTTATCGAAGAACTTGAAGCTGGATCAGCCTCTACCATTACCAGCAAATCAACACTAAAAGGTAATAGTATAAGCTTATCATCATCTAGTGCTGCATCTATTGATGCCAATGTAGAATATGAAACGATCCAATTAGATGGTAGCAGCGGGAGTAATCAAAACATCAAAGGAAAAGCACTACATCTGGAAACTTCAGCTTCTAGTGGGAGCGTAATAGATGCAACCGACTTACTCTCTAATGAAGTTACTGCCAGTTCCTCTAGCGGTGGATCTTTAATGGTTCATCCTATTGTAAGCTTAAAAGCTGAAGCTTCAAGTGGAGGAAACATTAGCTATCATGGTACTCCAAAATCTATTCAAAAAGAAGAACATTCCGGAGGAAACATTGCGCAAGACTAA
- a CDS encoding M23 family metallopeptidase translates to MKVIQSFIVLVFGLTVLVTNAQNKIKIEYKPEHPLKEKIEGQSSLNFDFIIENQSKDSLKLTRLEVSLFDKQNKLIQQKFLDNNGTAPSINTIPNIQWNSVSTNLLFNPFPDVNSMTDKLEYTFTFNDSIEIKKVVIPGDYEQATDFILPLKNKILVYDGHDFYSHHRRFDYEFTPIKQLGFTGNFMRYAYDFVVLNPEGKRYLNNGKNDTDWFGFGTDVLAVADGEITAIEMNQKDDKTFDIPSLKDKPLALYGNYIVIKHGENIYSMYGHLKNQSAAGLKVGDKVKKGQKIALIGASGSSFFPHLHFEVRNSINHQAEGLPSYFKNYNLILGSAKKEGTTHTITTGDIIQSK, encoded by the coding sequence ATGAAAGTCATTCAATCTTTTATTGTACTCGTTTTTGGTCTAACCGTACTGGTTACAAATGCTCAAAATAAAATTAAAATTGAATACAAACCAGAACATCCTCTAAAAGAAAAAATCGAAGGACAATCCAGTTTAAATTTTGATTTTATTATTGAAAACCAATCTAAGGATAGTTTAAAATTAACCCGATTGGAAGTGTCGCTCTTTGACAAACAAAATAAACTCATACAACAAAAGTTTTTGGATAACAACGGAACCGCTCCAAGTATAAACACTATTCCAAACATTCAATGGAATAGTGTTTCAACTAACCTACTTTTTAATCCTTTTCCGGATGTAAACAGTATGACCGATAAACTGGAATATACGTTTACTTTCAATGACAGTATTGAAATCAAAAAAGTAGTTATTCCTGGAGATTATGAGCAAGCAACAGATTTCATTCTGCCGCTAAAAAACAAAATACTGGTGTACGACGGACATGATTTTTATTCTCATCACAGACGTTTTGACTATGAATTCACTCCAATAAAACAATTGGGATTTACTGGAAATTTCATGCGATATGCCTATGATTTTGTAGTGCTTAATCCAGAAGGAAAAAGATATCTTAATAATGGGAAAAATGACACGGACTGGTTTGGTTTTGGAACCGATGTTTTGGCTGTAGCCGATGGAGAAATTACTGCTATCGAGATGAATCAGAAAGATGACAAAACCTTTGATATTCCATCTCTAAAAGATAAACCATTAGCTTTATACGGAAATTACATTGTAATAAAACATGGTGAGAATATATATAGTATGTATGGCCATCTTAAAAATCAAAGCGCAGCTGGATTGAAAGTAGGTGATAAAGTAAAAAAAGGACAGAAAATTGCGCTCATTGGCGCCTCTGGTAGTTCATTCTTTCCACATCTGCATTTTGAGGTTCGAAATTCTATTAATCATCAAGCAGAGGGTCTTCCCTCCTATTTTAAAAATTATAATTTAATTCTTGGCTCAGCCAAAAAAGAAGGAACAACACACACCATTACAACTGGTGATATTATTCAATCAAAATAA
- a CDS encoding PspC domain-containing protein: MNKTVNINLGGMFFHIDEDAYQKLTRYFDAIKRSLSKSSGQEEIIKDIEMRVSELLSEKQKSEKHVVTLKEVDEIISIMGQPEDYIIEEDNPNASTNANFNTYRSTKKLYRDKENGMIGGVATGLGHYFGIDSVWLKIMFLIFVFAGFGTGILAYIILWIVTPEAITTSEKLEMTGEPVTISNIEKKVREEFDSVSEKLKNANYDKFGNQVKSGAERIGSGFGDFISTVFTIFAKFLGVILIMSGMVVLVMLFIGVFTLGTSSPIDFPWQTFIEAGNYTDYPIWSFGLLMFLAVGIPFFFMTLLGFKLLAPSMKSIGNIAKYTLLALWLIAVSLAISIGVKQATAFAINGRSVQKETFNIKPTDTLVIKFKHNDYFAKDVDDRDNFMITQDSLNNDIIYSNEVSIKIAKSEEKFAYIQIEKEAKGKTLSEAKKRAEAIKYNYKIVGNQLIFDNYLITDLKNKFRDQEIEITVFLPKGTLLKPDDSMEHYDITDSDFFLWHPESNNDVFRVEENKIKCLNCPTDYDEDGDDIDEDDTDNETNVTINKNGVTVESDSVVKTKKNFKELKINKDGIIIKTE, encoded by the coding sequence ATGAACAAAACTGTAAATATAAATTTAGGTGGAATGTTCTTCCATATTGATGAAGATGCATACCAAAAATTAACCCGTTATTTTGACGCTATCAAACGATCGTTGTCTAAATCATCAGGGCAAGAAGAAATCATCAAGGATATCGAAATGCGTGTTTCTGAATTATTGTCAGAAAAACAAAAAAGCGAAAAACATGTTGTCACTCTTAAAGAAGTTGATGAAATAATATCTATAATGGGGCAGCCCGAAGATTACATCATCGAAGAAGACAATCCTAACGCTTCTACAAATGCCAACTTTAATACATACAGATCCACAAAAAAATTATACCGTGACAAAGAAAACGGAATGATTGGTGGTGTTGCAACCGGTTTAGGACATTACTTTGGGATTGACTCAGTTTGGTTAAAAATCATGTTCTTGATATTTGTTTTTGCTGGATTTGGAACTGGAATTTTAGCTTACATTATCCTTTGGATTGTAACTCCAGAAGCAATAACTACTTCAGAAAAACTGGAAATGACCGGTGAACCTGTAACGATTTCAAACATTGAAAAAAAAGTTCGTGAAGAATTTGATAGTGTTTCCGAAAAATTAAAAAATGCTAACTATGATAAATTTGGTAATCAAGTAAAAAGCGGAGCTGAAAGAATAGGAAGTGGCTTTGGAGATTTTATCTCGACAGTTTTTACCATTTTTGCCAAATTTTTAGGAGTAATTTTAATAATGAGCGGCATGGTAGTACTGGTTATGCTATTCATTGGGGTTTTCACTTTAGGAACTAGCTCACCTATAGACTTTCCTTGGCAAACTTTTATAGAAGCAGGGAACTATACGGATTATCCAATTTGGTCTTTTGGTTTATTAATGTTTTTAGCTGTTGGAATTCCTTTTTTCTTTATGACTTTATTAGGTTTCAAATTATTGGCTCCTAGTATGAAATCTATCGGAAATATTGCAAAATACACTTTATTAGCCCTTTGGTTAATTGCCGTTTCACTTGCGATATCCATTGGAGTAAAACAAGCTACAGCTTTTGCAATAAATGGCAGATCGGTTCAAAAAGAGACCTTTAACATAAAACCAACGGATACTCTTGTGATTAAATTCAAACACAACGATTATTTTGCCAAAGATGTAGATGACAGAGATAATTTCATGATTACTCAAGATTCTTTGAATAATGATATCATTTACTCTAATGAAGTGAGCATTAAAATTGCGAAATCTGAAGAGAAATTTGCCTACATTCAAATTGAAAAAGAAGCCAAAGGAAAAACATTGTCTGAAGCTAAAAAAAGAGCCGAAGCTATTAAATACAACTATAAAATTGTAGGTAACCAATTAATCTTTGACAATTATTTAATCACTGATTTGAAAAACAAATTCCGTGATCAGGAAATTGAAATTACTGTATTCTTACCAAAAGGAACATTATTAAAACCAGATGACTCTATGGAGCATTATGATATTACGGATAGCGATTTCTTTTTATGGCACCCAGAATCAAACAACGATGTCTTTAGAGTAGAGGAAAATAAAATAAAATGCCTAAATTGCCCTACAGATTACGATGAAGATGGTGACGACATCGATGAGGATGACACTGACAATGAAACCAATGTAACCATTAACAAAAATGGAGTTACTGTAGAAAGTGACTCAGTTGTTAAAACCAAAAAGAATTTTAAAGAATTAAAAATTAACAAAGACGGTATCATTATTAAAACCGAATAA
- a CDS encoding PadR family transcriptional regulator: MNIENTKAQMRKGVLEFCILSVLKEKDAYTSEILDTLKNAKLLVVEGTVYPLLTRLKNDGLLNYRWEESTSGPPRKYYGLTEIGHTFLKELDGTWTELSDAVNLITNQK; this comes from the coding sequence ATGAACATTGAAAACACAAAAGCCCAGATGCGTAAAGGTGTTCTTGAGTTTTGCATCTTATCTGTTTTAAAAGAAAAAGATGCCTACACCTCAGAAATATTAGACACTTTAAAAAACGCTAAATTATTGGTCGTAGAGGGAACCGTTTATCCGCTACTGACTCGATTAAAAAACGACGGATTACTCAATTATCGTTGGGAAGAGTCTACATCAGGACCACCAAGAAAATATTATGGTCTGACCGAGATAGGTCATACCTTTTTAAAAGAACTAGATGGCACCTGGACAGAATTATCTGATGCCGTAAACTTAATAACCAACCAAAAATAA
- a CDS encoding DUF4870 domain-containing protein, whose protein sequence is METTTERNIAAFTHLSTFSQYIFPFGNYIFPIIIWTSKKDKSEFVDHNGKQALNFQLSILVYSLIFAMIAIPAFLFTILKNVSFNDFVNNNDIVFENFAFGNSIGILTVGAIALFGFACMKVAEFFLVIYASIKASNGEEYNYPLTIPFLK, encoded by the coding sequence ATGGAAACTACAACCGAAAGAAACATTGCCGCTTTTACACACTTAAGCACTTTTAGCCAATATATTTTCCCTTTTGGGAATTATATATTTCCAATTATCATTTGGACATCAAAAAAAGATAAGTCAGAATTTGTAGATCACAATGGTAAACAAGCATTGAATTTTCAATTGAGTATTTTAGTTTACTCTTTAATTTTTGCCATGATCGCAATTCCAGCTTTTTTGTTTACTATTTTAAAGAATGTTTCATTCAATGATTTTGTAAACAATAATGATATCGTTTTTGAGAATTTTGCTTTTGGAAACAGCATAGGAATTTTAACAGTTGGTGCCATAGCGCTTTTTGGATTTGCCTGTATGAAAGTAGCTGAATTCTTTTTAGTCATTTATGCTTCAATCAAAGCGTCTAATGGGGAAGAATACAATTACCCTCTAACAATACCATTTCTGAAATAA
- a CDS encoding DUF4442 domain-containing protein yields MELTVSKFNRFIFFKLPSAFLCGVRLKHIDENKCIVSVKHRWINQNPFNSMYFAVQAMAAELSTGAMVIYQIQKSGRKISMLVANNKSNFSKKATGRITFVCNDGHLIADAIQKTIATGEGQTFWMKSIGTNEQGVQVSEMDFEWSVKLK; encoded by the coding sequence ATGGAATTAACAGTATCTAAGTTCAATAGGTTTATATTTTTCAAATTACCGTCAGCGTTTTTATGTGGCGTTCGGTTAAAACATATTGATGAAAATAAATGTATAGTATCTGTAAAACACCGTTGGATTAATCAAAATCCTTTTAATTCTATGTATTTTGCAGTGCAAGCGATGGCAGCAGAGCTGTCTACAGGAGCCATGGTTATTTATCAAATTCAAAAAAGTGGTCGAAAAATATCAATGCTTGTGGCCAATAATAAATCTAATTTCTCCAAGAAAGCAACGGGAAGAATTACTTTTGTTTGCAACGATGGACATTTAATTGCAGATGCGATTCAGAAAACAATTGCAACTGGTGAAGGACAAACTTTTTGGATGAAATCTATTGGGACCAATGAGCAAGGAGTGCAGGTATCTGAAATGGATTTTGAATGGAGTGTTAAGCTTAAATAA